The Elaeis guineensis isolate ETL-2024a chromosome 14, EG11, whole genome shotgun sequence genome has a segment encoding these proteins:
- the LOC105057856 gene encoding uncharacterized protein — MGTEVLRPQDCLIRPGPALFPRRKPNPRAFRKPASKRLEGSPKLAKTAGGEDRKKGWAAECRTAAARNGGEWDLAAFGTGRLAPDMIPKQVRLRKAVDVYAGAGFANSPSPRALPLPRFWGRMPAPAIVVHDSATRDLRRLLRLE; from the coding sequence ATGGGAACCGAGGTCCTCCGCCCCCAGGACTGTCTCATCCGCCCCGGCCCAGCCCTCTTTCCCCGCCGGAAACCCAATCCCCGCGCCTTCCGAAAGCCAGCGTCGAAACGCCTCGAGGGCTCCCCGAAGCTGGCCAAGACAGCCGGCGGTGAGGACAGGAAGAAAGGCTGGGCAGCGGAATGCCGCACGGCGGCCGCCAGAAACGGTGGAGAGTGGGATTTGGCGGCGTTCGGGACGGGGAGGTTGGCGCCGGACATGATCCCAAAGCAGGTCAGGCTAAGGAAGGCGGTGGATGTGTACGCGGGCGCGGGGTTCGCAAACTCGCCGTCGCCGAGGGCGCTGCCGCTGCCGAGATTCTGGGGGAGGATGCCAGCGCCGGCGATCGTCGTGCACGATTCGGCGACGAGAGATCTCAGGCGACTGCTGCGGCTGGAATGA